In Mercurialis annua linkage group LG5, ddMerAnnu1.2, whole genome shotgun sequence, a single genomic region encodes these proteins:
- the LOC126680848 gene encoding coatomer subunit zeta-1-like isoform X1, which translates to MEICPTVKNILLLDSDGKRVAVKYYCDDWPTNSAKEAFERAVFSKTHKANARTEAEITLLENTVVVYKFVQDLHFFVTGSEDENELILFQVLQGFFDAVGLLLSGNVDKQEALQHLDVILLCFDEIIDGGLILEIDANVIAGKVASNSIDSGAPLSEQTLTQALATAREHLTRSLLK; encoded by the exons ATG GAGATTTGTCCTACTGTGAAAAATATACTGCTATTGGATTCTGACGGCAAACGAGTCGCTGTTAAGTACTATTGTGATGATTGGCCTACAAATAGTGCTAAAGAAGCTTTTGAGAGAGCTGTTTTTAGCAAGACTCACAAGGCTAACGCTCGCACCGAAG CTGAGATAACACTGCTTGAGAATACTGTGGTTGTTTACAAGTTCGTTCAAGACCTTCATTTTTTTGTCACTGGTAGTGAAGATGAGAATGAACTCATCTTATTCCAAGTTCTTCAGGGTTTTTTTGATGCAGTTGGCTTACTCCTAAG TGGCAATGTGGATAAGCAAGAGGCACTTCAGCATTTAGATGTCATTCTCTTATGCTTTGATGAAATTATTGACGGAGG TCTTATTCTGGAAATTGATGCAAATGTCATTGCTGGGAAGGTAGCAAGTAACAGTATTGACTCTGGAGCTCCATTGTCTGAGCAG ACACTAACTCAAGCGCTGGCCACCGCACGTGAACATCTGACTCGGTCCCTTCTCAAATGA
- the LOC126680847 gene encoding pterin-4-alpha-carbinolamine dehydratase 2, mitochondrial-like, with product MSRLLSLSPLRFSLYKSQASIFGFLLKQYGRSSTQSIFRGRLGMSSNRNSFYQIRTFCTSEDLAAKKCVPCNAKDMRPMTEESATALVSKVDGWNLVKEDGKLKLNKSLKVRSFIKGLELFQLVGNVAEAEGHHPDLHLVGWNNVKIEIWTHAVGGLTENDFILAAKINGLKLHDLLRRKLESEK from the exons ATGAGTCGGTTGTTGTCTCTGTCTCCACTGCGCTTCTCTCTCTATAAATCTCAG GCTTCAATCTTCGGATTCTTGCTCAAACAATATGGACG CTCCAGTACTCAATCGATATTTCGGGGTCGTTTGGGGATGTCATCTAATAGGAACTCGTTTTACCAAATTAGAACTTTTTGCACTTCGGAAG ATTTAGCTGCTAAGAAGTGTGTACCATGCAACGCAAAGGATATGCGTCCAATGACAGAAGAAAGTGCTACTGCATTGGTGTCAAAG gttGATGGGTGGAATTTAGTGAAGGAAGATGGTAAACTGAAGCttaataaatctttaaaagtAAGAAGTTTTATCAAAGGGTTGGAATTATTCCAGCTTGTAGGGAATGTTGCTGAAGCAGAAG GTCATCATCCAGATCTTCATCTTGTTGGATGGAATAATGTAAAAATCGAGATATGGACTCACGCCGTTG GTGGACTGACAGAAAACGACTTCATACTTGCTGCTAAAATCAATGGGCTTAAACTGCACGACTTACTGAGAAGGAAGCTCGAATCGGAGAAGTGA
- the LOC126682525 gene encoding probable methyltransferase At1g29790, with the protein MKKKQMGFTMGLNLLLLIAMVATNILSLYHLTSPTFHSKPPQPPILQVPDHLLHQLQTIRATINHLTRHQPPSTTTKATPTTTQVPPDLLLYSQLSPIASSCHNHPDLLHKYMSYTPYTLCPQDSDNLAESLILRGCHPLPRRRCFSKTPSKPPTSLPHNPFPSSFLDSNVLWEKYPSCKSFSCLAKESSNLGFDIKTEISKFMSYKTELDLPIPQLLQVAKSGNSVLRLGVDIGGGTGTFAARMKMYNVTVITTTMNFNLPNNEVVAMRGLVPLHIPLQQRLPVFDGVVDLVRCGRAVNRWIPLKMMEFLLFDVDRVLRGGGYLWLDHFFSKRMDLDKVYGPLIGKLGYKKVKWAVGNKTDASGIKNGEVYLTALLQKPVSR; encoded by the coding sequence atgaaaaaaaaacagatgGGGTTCACCATGGGTTTAAATCTTCTCCTCCTCATAGCAATGGTAGCCACCAACATTCTCTCCCTCTACCACCTCACTTCCCCCACTTTCCACTCTAAACCACCCCAACCACCTATTCTCCAAGTCCCTGACCATCTCCTCCATCAATTACAAACCATACGCGCCACCATCAACCATCTCACGCGCCACCAACCCCCCTCCACCACCACCAAGGCTACCCCCACCACCACTCAAGTCCCACCGGATCTCCTCCTGTATTCACAGCTCTCACCTATTGCTTCATCTTGCCATAACCACCCTGACCTTTTACATAAGTACATGAGTTACACTCCTTACACTCTCTGCCCCCAAGATTCTGATAATTTGGCCGAGTCTCTAATCCTCCGTGGCTGCCACCCTCTCCCTCGCCGGAGATGCTTCTCCAAAACCCCATCAAAGCCGCCAACTTCTCTGCCTCACAACCCTTTCCCCTCCTCATTTCTTGACTCTAATGTACTATGGGAAAAGTATCCATCTTGTAAATCTTTTTCTTGTCTTGCAAAAGAAAGTTCTAATCTTGGTTTTGATATAAAAACTGAGATTTCCAAGTTTATGAGTTATAAAACTGAGCTGGATCTCCCAATTCCTCAGCTTTTACAGGTGGCTAAGTCAGGTAACTCTGTTCTTAGACTTGGTGTTGATATTGGTGGTGGGACTGGCACTTTTGCTGCAAGAATGAAAATGTATAATGTTACTGTTATTACTACTACTATGAACTTTAATCTGCCTAATAATGAAGTTGTTGCAATGAGGGGTTTAGTGCCACTTCATATTCCATTGCAGCAAAGATTGCCTGTTTTTGATGGAGTTGTGGATCTTGTGAGATGTGGGCGAGCTGTGAATAGGTGGATACCTTTGAAAATGATGGAGTTTTTGTTGTTTGATGTTGATAGAGTTTTGAGAGGCGGCGGGTACTTGTGGCTGGATCATTTCTTTAGTAAAAGAATGGATCTTGATAAGGTTTATGGTCCTTTGATTGGGAAGTTGGGTTATAAGAAGGTGAAATGGGCGGTCGGGAATAAGACTGATGCGAGCGGGATCAAGAATGGAGAGGTTTACTTGACTGCTCTTTTACAGAAACCTGTATCAAGATGA
- the LOC126682598 gene encoding uncharacterized protein LOC126682598 yields the protein MEHTKNEMGKDQPFLQNSLLKKPETHRNRNSSSRDVIPGNELWTDGLICAFEFVRVRGKRPLNVKAGSKASSKKIDGEHSKIQVQANGLSGSSPPRPDRSRLVEPSFPFDLRGNQNASLSHYNDSRIDHHHALERFDDSRWVPIGWGRISELVQMVQTDDSWTPQLFDLMDEEDGLSVAELAAPYWERPAGPIWWCHVSASHPSVQSWLNNAQWLHPAVGVALRDESRLISERMKHLLYEVPVRVAGGLLFELLGQSAGDPFVDEDDIPIVLRSWQAQNFLITFLHVKGHVARVNVLGITEVQELLSAGGYNTPRTVHEIIALLACRLTRWDDRLFRKSIFGAADEIELKFMNRRNYEDMNLFSIILNQEIRKLSRQVIRVKWSLHAREEIVFELLHHLRGNSARTLLEEIRKSTREMMEEQEAVRGRLFTIQDVMQSTVRAWLQDRSLRVTHNLAVFGGCGLVLSIITGLFGINVDGIPGSANTPYAFGLFTGILAFIGMVLIAIGLVYLGLKQPITEERVEVKKLELQELVKMFQHEAETHAQVRKNVHRNNLTPTAGDVHTDDVDYVVIQ from the exons ATGGAACATACCAAGAATGAAATGGGTAAAGATCAGCCCTTTTTGCAAAATAGTTTGTTAAAGAAACCAGAAACCCATAGAAATCGTAATAGTAGTAGCAGAGATGTTATACCTGGTAATGAGCTTTGGACAGATGGTCTTATATGTGCATTTGAATTCGTTCGAGTCCGTGGTAAGAGACCACTGAATGTTAAAGCTGGTTCAAAAGCCTCAAGCAAAAAAATAGACGGGGAGCATTCAAAGATTCAAGTGCAAGCCAACGGGTTGAGCGGGTCGTCTCCTCCGAGGCCTGATAGGAGTAGACTAGTGGAACCTTCGTTCCCTTTTGATTTAAGGGGGAACCAAAATGCTTCTTTGAGTCACTATAATGACAGCCGGATTGACCATCATCATGCCTTGGAAAGATTTGATGATAGCCGTTGGGTGCCCATTGGGTGGGGTAGGATTTCGGAGCTTGTGCAGATGGTGCAAACTGATGATAGCTGGACCCCGCAACTGTTTGACTTGATGGATGAAGAAGATGGTCTTAGTGTTGCAGAGTTAGCTGCTCCTTACTGGGAGCGCCCTGCGGGGCCTATATGGTGGTGCCATGTATCTGCAAGTCACCCTTCTGTTCAGTCCTGGCTTAACAATGCTCAGTGGTTGCATCCTGCCGTCGGTGTGGCTCTGAGGGACGAAAGTAGATTGATTAGCGAGCGGATGAAACACCTCTTATACGAG GTCCCGGTAAGGGTTGCTGGAGGACTGCTTTTTGAACTCTTGGGACAATCAGCTGGTGATCCATTTGTTGACGAGGACGACATTCCTATTGTTTTGCGCTCTTGGCAAGCACAAAATtttctaattacttttttgcatgTCAAAGGGCATGTTGCAAGAGTAAATGTCTTGGGCATCACTGAGGTTCAG GAGCTTCTTTCTGCTGGAGGTTATAATACACCAAGAACAGTGCATGAAATCATAGCATTACTAGCCTGCCGCCTAACTCGGTGGGATGATAG GTTATTTCGCAAGTCAATATTTGGGGCAGCAGATGAGATCGAGTTGAAATTTATGAACAG GCGAAACTATGAAGATATGAATCTCTTCAGTATTATTTTGAACCAAGAAATCAGAAAGTTATCAAGACAG GTTATTAGAGTGAAATGGTCCCTCCATGCAAGAGAGGAAATAGTATTCGAGTTGCTGCATCATTTGAGAGGAAACTCAGCAAGAACTTTGTTAGAGGAAATAAGGAAGAGTACAAGAGAAATGATGGAGGAGCAAGAAGCAGTTCGTGGCCGCTTGTTTACCATTCAAGACGTAATGCAAAGCACTGTTCGAGCGTGGTTACAG GATAGAAGCCTACGGGTAACTCATAATTTGGCTGTTTTCGGAGGCTGCGGTTTGGTTCTTTCTATCATCACCGGGTTATTCGGTATTAACGTGGACGGAATTCCTGGATCAGCAAATACACCATATGCATTTGGTTTGTTTACCGGTATTCTCGCGTTCATTGGCATGGTGTTAATCGCAATTGGATTGGTTTACTTAGGGTTGAAGCAGCCGATCACAGAGGAGAGAGTTGAAGTGAAAAAGTTGGAGCTGCAAGAGCTAGTTAAGATGTTTCAGCATGAAGCAGAGACTCATGCGCAGGTTCGTAAAAATGTGCATAGAAACAATTTGACACCAACTGCTGGAGATGTGCATACTGATGATGTGGATTATGTTGTTATTCAATGA
- the LOC126680702 gene encoding uncharacterized protein LOC126680702 isoform X1: MSGKGGGGGGGGKSNVGISGIPAGSRKMVQSLKEIVNCPETEIYAMLKDCNMDPNEAVNRLLAQDPFHEVKSKREKKKETKDTTDPRARVANNTTHRGGRGNADRYGRAVLSQFTSNDSGFSHGKPAYKKENGAHTYPGSSSASSVTGNYVNWRPAPNSDHVATENKLSTVGSSDGVSLSSQPPVGFQPAWGGVAGQVSMADIVKMGRPHNKASAVPPHHNINHHHPAPPLMAASNHDFHSSEHHSSKVSETNAEPAVSVNQHAHSNDEWPSIEPSAASMPSVLEAHSESELYTDPSNLHLDRVNQHMQSQFDDIQPTENDHIETLSGNHGLPSLSSRNLQDDGSVGSSMFDSNLYGTVGSYQPHRHAFEHEAEDGDQSVAANLQQLSLQDDDQSASSEEDNPSVIIPNHLQVHAQDCSHLSFGSFGSGIGSFSGPFASMPLNDNLEETSEVVDVPLAAHSDTRNTEYYGDEHLRSAADENLMHRAGMNPGNYESSAVQQAEVLKEDTSEAAQRNQYAFPSAAPGYTYENSQQLNAAFNNLQTSSQMQNNTPFSSVMQAYTNSLPNTLLASTVQPGREPDLPYSPFPVAPSMPTKFSNTASSISGPSISMPEALRAPSISTPQPTQQSLPGASVATGPTLQQHLAVHPYSQPTLPLGPFTNMNMISYPYLPPQSYTYMPSAFQQTFAGNNTYHQSLAAAVLPPQYKNSVSVSSLPQSAAVASAYGFGSSTSIPTGNFPLNPPTAPGGTTLGYEDVLNSQYNKEANHMISLQQNENSAMWVHGPGSRTMSAVPGNTYYSFQGQNQQAAGYRQGQQQLSQQHFGALGYPNYFHNQTGMSLEHQQQNSRDASLGGSQGQQSKQSQQLWQNGY, from the exons ATGAGCGGGAAAGGAggaggcggcggcggcggtgggaAAAGTAACGTCGGAATATCGGGAATACCGGCGGGGTCGAGGAAGATGGTGCAGAGCTTAAAGGAGATTGTTAACTGTCCGGAAACTGAGATCTACGCTATGCTTAAAGACTGTAATATGGACCCTAATGAGGCGGTTAATCGCCTCCTTGCTCAAG ATCCTTTCCATGAGGTTAAGAGCAaacgagaaaagaaaaaagag ACTAAGGATACAACAGATCCAAGGGCCCGTGTTGCTAATAACACAACACATCGTGGTGGCAGAGGTAATGCGGACCGTTATGGACGTGCTGTTTTAAGCCAATTCACTTCTAATG ATTCTGGATTTTCACATGGTAAACCTGCATATAAGAAGGAAAATGGAGCACACACGTATCCTGGTTCTTCTTCTGCCTCCAGTGTGACAGGAAACTATGTTAATTGGCGACCTGCTCCGAACAG TGATCATGTGGCTACCGAAAATAAATTGTCAACTGTAGGTTCCAGTGATGGGGTTTCCTTGTCATCACAACCTCCTGTTGGATTCCAACCTGCCTGGGGTGGGGTCGCTGGTCAAGTGTCTATGGCGGACATTGTGAAGATGGGTAGGCCACATAATAAGGCGTCTGCCGTGCCACCTCACCATAATATTAATCATCACCATCCTGCTCCACCTCTTATGGCGGCATCGAACCATGATTTTCATTCATCAGAACATCACTCTTCTAAGGTGTCTGAAACAAATGCAGAGCCTGCAGTTTCTGTCAACCAGCATGCTCATTCCAACGATGAATGGCCATCTATTGAGCCATCAGCTGCTAGTATGCCTTCCGTTTTAGAGGCACATTCAGAATCTGAGCTGTATACTGATCCATCTAACTTGCACCTGGATAGAGTTAATCAGCATATGCAGTCCCAGTTTGATGATATTCAGCCAACAGAAAATGACCATATTGAAACTCTGAGTGGTAACCATGGACTCCCTTCTCTATCCAGTAGAAATTTACAGGATGATGGTTCTGTAGGTTCGTCTATGTTCGATAGTAACTTATATGGGACTGTAGGTTCCTACCAGCCTCACAGGCATGCTTTTGAGCATGAag CTGAAGATGGTGATCAATCAGTGGCTGCAAACTTACAGCAACTAAGTTTACAGGATGATGATCAATCAGCATCATCTGAAGAGGATAATCCTTCTGTAATAATCCCCAATCACTTGCAGGTTCATGCTCAAGACTGCTCACACTTGAGCTTTGGTAGTTTTGGATCTGGCATTGGTTCCTTTTCTGGGCCATTTGCGTCAATGCCCTTGAATGATAATCTTGAAGAGACATCTGAAGTCGTGGATGTCCCGTTAGCTGCACACTCAGATACTAG AAATACTGAATATTATGGGGATGAGCATCTCAGAAGTGCTGCAGATGAGAATTTAATGCATAGAGCTGGCATGAATCCTGGCAACTATGAATCATCTGCAGTTCAGCAGGCAGAGGTTTTGAAGGAGGATACCTCTGAAGCAGCTCAAAGGAACCAGTATGCATTTCCTTCAGCTGCACCTGGATATACTTATGAGAACTCTCAACAGTTGAATGCGGCATTTAATAACTTGCAGACAAGCTCTCAGATGCAGAATAATACCCCTTTCTCAAGCGTAATG CAGGCATATACAAATTCATTGCCAAATACTTTGTTGGCTTCAACTGTTCAGCCAGGGAGGGAGCCCGACCTTCCATATTCTCCCTTCCCTGTGGCTCCATCAATGCCTACCAAATTCAGCAATACAGCTTCTTCCATCAGTGGACCAAGCATTTCTATGCCAGAG GCTTTGAGAGCACCTAGTATTTCTACCCCTCAGCCAACTCAACAGTCACTTCCTGGTGCCAGTGTAGCCACAGGACCCACCCTTCAGCAACATCTTGCTGTGCATCCTTATTCGCAACCTACCCTTCCACTGGGGCCTTTTACCAATATGAACATGATTAGCTATCCTTACTTGCCGCCGCAGAGCTACACATACATGCCATCGGCTTTCCAACAAACCTTCGCCGGAAACAATACATATCATCAATCTCTGGCTGCAGCCGTGCTTCCGCCACAGTACAAGAATAGTGTTTCTGTGAGCAGCTTACCTCAATCTGCTGCTGTTGCTTCTGCATATGGGTTTGGGAGTTCGACAAGTATTCCTACTGGGAATTTTCCTCTGAATCCCCCCACTGCTCCTGGGGGTACAACCTTAGGATATGAGGATGTTCTAAATTCTCAGTATAATAAGGAGGCCAATCACATGATCTCACTGCAACAG AATGAGAATTCAGCAATGTGGGTTCACGGACCCGGTTCACGAACGATGTCTGCCGTCCCTGGTAACACATATTACAGCTTCCAGGGACAGAATCAGCAGGCAGCTGGGTACCGACAAGGGCAACAACAACTGTCACAACAGCATTTCGGAGCTCTTGGTTATCCAAATTATTTTCATAACCAGACCGGGATGTCACTGGAGCATCAGCAGCAAAACTCAAGGGACGCATCCCTCGGTGGTTCTCAGGGCCAACAGTCGAAGCAGTCTCAACAGTTGTGGCAAAATGGCTACTAA
- the LOC126680702 gene encoding uncharacterized protein LOC126680702 isoform X2 — translation MSGKGGGGGGGGKSNVGISGIPAGSRKMVQSLKEIVNCPETEIYAMLKDCNMDPNEAVNRLLAQDPFHEVKSKREKKKETKDTTDPRARVANNTTHRGGRGNADRYGRAVLSQFTSNDSGFSHGKPAYKKENGAHTYPGSSSASSVTGNYVNWRPAPNSDHVATENKLSTVGSSDGVSLSSQPPVGFQPAWGGVAGQVSMADIVKMGRPHNKASAVPPHHNINHHHPAPPLMAASNHDFHSSEHHSSKVSETNAEPAVSVNQHAHSNDEWPSIEPSAASMPSVLEAHSESELYTDPSNLHLDRVNQHMQSQFDDIQPTENDHIETLSGNHGLPSLSSRNLQDDGSVGSSMFDSNLYGTVGSYQPHRHAFEHEAEDGDQSVAANLQQLSLQDDDQSASSEEDNPSVIIPNHLQVHAQDCSHLSFGSFGSGIGSFSGPFASMPLNDNLEETSEVVDVPLAAHSDTRNTEYYGDEHLRSAADENLMHRAGMNPGNYESSAVQQAEVLKEDTSEAAQRNQYAFPSAAPGYTYENSQQLNAAFNNLQTSSQMQNNTPFSSVMAYTNSLPNTLLASTVQPGREPDLPYSPFPVAPSMPTKFSNTASSISGPSISMPEALRAPSISTPQPTQQSLPGASVATGPTLQQHLAVHPYSQPTLPLGPFTNMNMISYPYLPPQSYTYMPSAFQQTFAGNNTYHQSLAAAVLPPQYKNSVSVSSLPQSAAVASAYGFGSSTSIPTGNFPLNPPTAPGGTTLGYEDVLNSQYNKEANHMISLQQNENSAMWVHGPGSRTMSAVPGNTYYSFQGQNQQAAGYRQGQQQLSQQHFGALGYPNYFHNQTGMSLEHQQQNSRDASLGGSQGQQSKQSQQLWQNGY, via the exons ATGAGCGGGAAAGGAggaggcggcggcggcggtgggaAAAGTAACGTCGGAATATCGGGAATACCGGCGGGGTCGAGGAAGATGGTGCAGAGCTTAAAGGAGATTGTTAACTGTCCGGAAACTGAGATCTACGCTATGCTTAAAGACTGTAATATGGACCCTAATGAGGCGGTTAATCGCCTCCTTGCTCAAG ATCCTTTCCATGAGGTTAAGAGCAaacgagaaaagaaaaaagag ACTAAGGATACAACAGATCCAAGGGCCCGTGTTGCTAATAACACAACACATCGTGGTGGCAGAGGTAATGCGGACCGTTATGGACGTGCTGTTTTAAGCCAATTCACTTCTAATG ATTCTGGATTTTCACATGGTAAACCTGCATATAAGAAGGAAAATGGAGCACACACGTATCCTGGTTCTTCTTCTGCCTCCAGTGTGACAGGAAACTATGTTAATTGGCGACCTGCTCCGAACAG TGATCATGTGGCTACCGAAAATAAATTGTCAACTGTAGGTTCCAGTGATGGGGTTTCCTTGTCATCACAACCTCCTGTTGGATTCCAACCTGCCTGGGGTGGGGTCGCTGGTCAAGTGTCTATGGCGGACATTGTGAAGATGGGTAGGCCACATAATAAGGCGTCTGCCGTGCCACCTCACCATAATATTAATCATCACCATCCTGCTCCACCTCTTATGGCGGCATCGAACCATGATTTTCATTCATCAGAACATCACTCTTCTAAGGTGTCTGAAACAAATGCAGAGCCTGCAGTTTCTGTCAACCAGCATGCTCATTCCAACGATGAATGGCCATCTATTGAGCCATCAGCTGCTAGTATGCCTTCCGTTTTAGAGGCACATTCAGAATCTGAGCTGTATACTGATCCATCTAACTTGCACCTGGATAGAGTTAATCAGCATATGCAGTCCCAGTTTGATGATATTCAGCCAACAGAAAATGACCATATTGAAACTCTGAGTGGTAACCATGGACTCCCTTCTCTATCCAGTAGAAATTTACAGGATGATGGTTCTGTAGGTTCGTCTATGTTCGATAGTAACTTATATGGGACTGTAGGTTCCTACCAGCCTCACAGGCATGCTTTTGAGCATGAag CTGAAGATGGTGATCAATCAGTGGCTGCAAACTTACAGCAACTAAGTTTACAGGATGATGATCAATCAGCATCATCTGAAGAGGATAATCCTTCTGTAATAATCCCCAATCACTTGCAGGTTCATGCTCAAGACTGCTCACACTTGAGCTTTGGTAGTTTTGGATCTGGCATTGGTTCCTTTTCTGGGCCATTTGCGTCAATGCCCTTGAATGATAATCTTGAAGAGACATCTGAAGTCGTGGATGTCCCGTTAGCTGCACACTCAGATACTAG AAATACTGAATATTATGGGGATGAGCATCTCAGAAGTGCTGCAGATGAGAATTTAATGCATAGAGCTGGCATGAATCCTGGCAACTATGAATCATCTGCAGTTCAGCAGGCAGAGGTTTTGAAGGAGGATACCTCTGAAGCAGCTCAAAGGAACCAGTATGCATTTCCTTCAGCTGCACCTGGATATACTTATGAGAACTCTCAACAGTTGAATGCGGCATTTAATAACTTGCAGACAAGCTCTCAGATGCAGAATAATACCCCTTTCTCAAGCGTAATG GCATATACAAATTCATTGCCAAATACTTTGTTGGCTTCAACTGTTCAGCCAGGGAGGGAGCCCGACCTTCCATATTCTCCCTTCCCTGTGGCTCCATCAATGCCTACCAAATTCAGCAATACAGCTTCTTCCATCAGTGGACCAAGCATTTCTATGCCAGAG GCTTTGAGAGCACCTAGTATTTCTACCCCTCAGCCAACTCAACAGTCACTTCCTGGTGCCAGTGTAGCCACAGGACCCACCCTTCAGCAACATCTTGCTGTGCATCCTTATTCGCAACCTACCCTTCCACTGGGGCCTTTTACCAATATGAACATGATTAGCTATCCTTACTTGCCGCCGCAGAGCTACACATACATGCCATCGGCTTTCCAACAAACCTTCGCCGGAAACAATACATATCATCAATCTCTGGCTGCAGCCGTGCTTCCGCCACAGTACAAGAATAGTGTTTCTGTGAGCAGCTTACCTCAATCTGCTGCTGTTGCTTCTGCATATGGGTTTGGGAGTTCGACAAGTATTCCTACTGGGAATTTTCCTCTGAATCCCCCCACTGCTCCTGGGGGTACAACCTTAGGATATGAGGATGTTCTAAATTCTCAGTATAATAAGGAGGCCAATCACATGATCTCACTGCAACAG AATGAGAATTCAGCAATGTGGGTTCACGGACCCGGTTCACGAACGATGTCTGCCGTCCCTGGTAACACATATTACAGCTTCCAGGGACAGAATCAGCAGGCAGCTGGGTACCGACAAGGGCAACAACAACTGTCACAACAGCATTTCGGAGCTCTTGGTTATCCAAATTATTTTCATAACCAGACCGGGATGTCACTGGAGCATCAGCAGCAAAACTCAAGGGACGCATCCCTCGGTGGTTCTCAGGGCCAACAGTCGAAGCAGTCTCAACAGTTGTGGCAAAATGGCTACTAA
- the LOC126680609 gene encoding uncharacterized protein LOC126680609 codes for MHASKRTSKSHGSEDWPRNDNEQEVLEGSAPPLKKGRTDQDCMLVFFAEAQDLMESLNARYPDSMSDNDLNFQFASPDPLYRLLEGIVKLARGATEDNIRCLAAQDELAKEKKRAELLDVSLA; via the exons atgcatgCAAGTAAAAGAACCTCTAAATCCCATGGTTCGGAAGATTGGCCGAGGAACGACAACGAGCAGGAAGTGCTCGAGGGTTCTGCTCCTCCTTTGAAGAAGGGTCGTACTGACCAGGATTGCATGCTGGTATTTTTCGCGGAAGCTCAAGATCTTATGGAGTCTCTTAATGCCAGGTATCCTGACTCTATGAGCGATAACGACCTTAATTTCCAATTCGCCAGTCCCGACCCTTTATACCgg CTGTTAGAAGGCATCGTTAAGCTTGCTCGGGGGGCCACTGAGGACAATATCAGATGCTTAGCTGCTCAAGATGAGCTTGCTAAAGAGAAGAAGCGTGCCGAACTGCTCGATGTATCTCTCGCCTAA